The Vicia villosa cultivar HV-30 ecotype Madison, WI unplaced genomic scaffold, Vvil1.0 ctg.000029F_1_1_2_unsc, whole genome shotgun sequence genome contains the following window.
tggataaagaaattctctGATTAAATGGTTCTGTTAAGTTAAATCACTTTGTAGTTGTGCAGAGATACCAAGTATAGTATAGTGGGCTCGAATTTGTGACATTCCACTTAATTGATCTTTAGATAGTAAACTCCGTAAGTTTCTATTCCATCTAGGTCTTGAAATTTAGCCTGAATGCATGAAATATTGTCATTATAATCTTGAATGTAATCaacttaaaaaaacatttatgcAGGGGAGGAGCCAAGGCCTAGCTAGCCCGGGCACctgcccgggctcaacccctatttttttTATACTCCTCCCAATTTAATAGTCAATTTTTAGATAAAATTCGAGGCaaaattaggggcaaaattagtaaaaataagatgtgaaaattaaaatagatgaataattaatggtgtaaagtttttgaAATTCCTGGCTCCACCACTgcatttatgtatatttttttattaatcatttgAGTTCTCGAaaatgtttttacaattttaatttagtgttttttatttatcaatttactccatgtttttttttttttttttgaagaggcCAATTTACTCCTAGCTAATAAACCTATTGAAAGCAGTTTGTATGGGAAAATGAAAAAGTAGAGAATTCAAAGTGACGCACATTGCCACACTCAAGTATTCTTACAACCGCGAGAGCTAGCACAATAAAACCAACGTAGAGTAGGGACGTTTGAGTTTTCCATAACAGAAGATTAATGTTGGAGTACTATTGAGTGAATATCAAACGATTAGAATATTGAGTGAATATAAAACGAAAGAACCTTAAGTTAAAATATCACAAGTCAAGAGTAAGATAAGCAGAACGTTTATATTTTATTCTCAGTCTGAAGAATGGCTAAAAAGTATGAAGGACGTGCTGTTGGAATAGACCTTGGAACCACTTATTCTTGTATTGCTGTGTGGCTTGATCAGCAAAATAGAGCAGAGATAATCCACAATGAACAAGGAAACAGAACAACGCCTTCTTTTGTTGCTTTCACCGAGGATCAAAGATTGATTGGTGATGCTGCTAAAAATCAGGCTGCAACCAACCCGGAAAACACCATCTTTGGTATATATAtctattttttattcatattcatGTAGTATTTATTTTGTTGCATTGCATTGATATGTTATCAATTTTATTTTGTCAGATGCTAAGAGGTTAATTGGTAGGAAATTTAGTGACTCTGATGTTCAAAATGATAACATGTTGTGGCCATTCAAGGTCATTGCTGGTGTCAATGACAAACCAATGATTTCTGTTAAGTACAAGGGTCAAGAGAAACTGCTATGTGCTGAGGAAATCTCTTCTATGATACTAACTAGGATGCGCCAGACTGCTGAAGCATTTTTGGAAATGCCTGTTAAGAATGCGGTTATTACTGTGCCCGCTTATTTCAATGATTCTCAAAGAAAAGCCACCATGGATGCTGGTGCCATTGCTGGACTTAATGTTATGCGGATAATCAACGAGCCAACTGCGGCGGCTATTGCTTATGGACTTGACGAAAGAACTAAATGTGTTGGAGAGCGGAATATTTTCATCTTTGATCTTGGCGGTGGGACTTTTGATGTGTCTCTCCTTACAATCAATGGTAAGGTATTCCATGTTAAGGCTACTGGAGGAAACACTCACCTCGGAGGGGAGGACTTTGATCATAGAATGGTGAACTACTTTGCGCAAGAGTTTAAGAAGAAGAACAAGGTCGACATCGCTGGAAACTCAAGAGCCTTAAGGAGGTTGAGGACTGCCTGCGAGAGAGCAAAAAGGACACTGTCTTTTGCTGTTGTGACAACCATTGAGGTGGATTCTTTATATGAGGGCATTGACTTCTTTTCTTCAATCACTCGGGCTAAGTTTGAGGAAATCAATATGGATCTTTTCAATCAGTGTTTGAAAACTGTTGAGAGTTGTCTTATTGATGCTAAGATGGACAAGAGAGCTATACATGATGTTGTACTTGTTGGTGGTTCCTCTAGAATTCCAAAAGTACAACAGCTATTGCAGGATTTTTTTGCTGGTAAGGATTTATGCAAGATCATTAACCCTGACGAGGCTGTTGCTTATGGTGCTGCAGTGCAAGCTGCTTTGTTGAGTGAAGGCTTTAAAAATGTTCCAAACTTGGTGCTGCAAGATGTTGCACCATTGTCTCTTGGTATCTCAACCCAAGGTGATATCATGGATGTGGTAATTAGTAGGAACACTAACATTCctgtcaagaaaacaaaaggtTATTCTACAGCTACCGATTACCAAACTTCTGCCGCCATTATTGTTTATGAGGGTGAGAGAGCAAGAGCTTGCGACAACAATTTACTTGGTTCTTTTGATCTTTCTGGCCTCCCACGTGCTCCCCGTGGTCACCCGCTAGAGGTGTGTTTTGCTATCGATGAAAATGGAATCTTGACTGTTTCTGCTAATGAAAAATCTACCGGTAGTCAAAATAAGATTACAATAACTAATGAAAAAACAAGATTGTCTTCCAATGAAATTAAAGATATGATCAGTGATGCTGAGAAGTACCGtgctgcagatgaaaagtttcTAAAAAAGGCCAATGCGATGAATGCAATAGATTACTGTGTTTACAAGATGAAGAATGCTTTGGAGAAGAGGGATGTGAAACTAAAGCTCTCTTCACGTGAAAATGAGAAGATCAATTCTGCAATTACTAAGGCCACACATTTGCTTGATGGTAAACAGCAGAGTGAAATAGGAGTCCTCGAAAATCATCTAATGGAGCTTGAGAGTCTGTTGCAGTTTATTGTAGGCAAATCTGTCTAGTTTTTTGTTTTGTCAATTGCTATTTTCTGCGCTAGTTTTGATTGCTGCTACTTTAAGTGTTAGACTCAGTTGCTACTTTTGTTTTGGTAATTTGTATTTCAAGTGAGCGAAATTGTGGCAAAGTATTGGTGCTTGCATATCAGTACTATTTggtttcagtttggttttaaTTTGCCTTCAATGATCTCAAAGAATGCAAAACCTGGCTTGGACAAATTTAAAAATTGGTTGCATTGGTTGATAATTAATAGGAACATTTACCTAACTGAATTGAAATTTAAAAAGTTGGTTACCAAGATATGGTTAATACCAAATATAAACATGAGGATCTCAACTGTATTTTTTTTAGCATGCATTAACCATCACATGTCAACCATTATTTATATTGCGTATCCATCaccaaaataaaacttaaaaccTTCCCTTCTCTTTTCTTCTTGTATGAGTGTTTTGATTTGAGTGCACAATCGTGGCTCTTTGCATGCATTTTTCTCCTTCAAGAAAATGAAAACGCGGCTCTTTGAtatcatattattttaattttgcatCCATTAAACACTTGCATATTCATATCATCCCATATttcattttctaattttttagaCTCAATTTAGTTTTGAAGAatttgtagaattgattttagttaaaaTTGAGTTTAACATAAAGTGATTTATATTTGGAGATATTCACAATAAAAGTGATTTGTATGAAAATTGTTGTTTggatatttttatcaaaattgctTTTGGTTGTGTAAATGACgaaaagggaaaaaaaaaaaaagaaagaaaagatgatgAGTATTGATGTTGTTCAATTTAAGGGGAACAAAAACGGATGGAAAACGAGAATTGATTCCTAGAAATGATTTCAAGAAGTTAGGAATTATAGCTTCATAAAAATCAATTCGGAACTAGAAAAATCACGGTGGCGGCAGACTGTTTGAGAATGCCAAACACTCCAGAAATGATTTTAAGGGCCCATAATTGATTCTGATGTTTTCTACCGGATAACCAAACATAGACTTAGGCAGCATATTATGGGTCAGTTTGTTATCTGGTCAGGGTAGTTATTCTTGGTTCTTTTGGTTCCTGTGTAGTGGTTGATGGTGTCGAGTAGGTTGTTTGGCTATGTCCTCCCTCTAGATGCTGAATGAAAGTTTTTTTTCTTCACTAAAATTTCTGAATCCTATCGAGCCTCTGAAGCACCCAGTCCGACCTATTCTCCGACTGACCGGCTAGGGAACCAAGATAATCATAAGAAAATTTCACCAAAAAGCCACATGTTGGGTCTAGTGTTCCAAATCTAAACATTCTCTTGATGGCAAACGAGGATGCCCGGCCCATTTAGGCACGCTCGGCAAAAGGCTGCAAAAATGGAGCTGGGCATGCCGGACATAGTTGAGGTTGCGGATTTAAAACCTTGGCATGCCCCTCAAGAGAATGAGGGGGCGACAGGACGGGCTTGCGAGCATCACAATTTTTAAGCCTAAACattgaaaaaaattatgttaatgcTCGCGCCCTCAAAAACATGTAAAAAAGGGGAAGGGGCAGGGGCATGCATATTCGGGGGGTGGAGGTCTAAGTCCTTGGTTCGTCCCGCGAAAAAGTATGACCAAAACGGACATGTTTGACGGGTCGAACCCGCTTTATCACCCTACTCCCAACCAACCCTCACCAACCCTGCTAGGAGACCAAGTAACTCCTCCAAAAGCTCCTTTTCCCAAATCAAGAGAGGACACATCCACCTAAACCTCTAAACCCAAACGCCCCCTTCCAAACTTCCTAAGAGCTAACCACCTGAGATTTTTTCTTAGAAATAAACAATAAACACTCAAAGGATAAACATAACAAAGTAGTACTAACCCATACATCGTGCCAAAATTTGGTCATTTGATTATCTTCAAGCCTCTTAACACAAGAAGAGGCGAACCAATCTGATTCCATATTAGATGGAATCCCAAGAAACAAAACCCTTCTGCACAACTGAGACACCCTCTTAAGAGCCCCTGCCCTATCATCCAACGGGTGCCTACTCCTTGTGCTCGATACCTTTCATAGGAAATATCTCTCCACAACAAAGACACATCCAAAAGAATCCTCAACCTATACTTGCTAACAGAGTGAGGTTAACAAGCCTAAGATCCCTAACACTTAAAAAAATTGCTTTTCGGCTTTATGCATTTGTCTACTTAACCCAGACAACCTTATCAACTCCTTTGAAATCCTCCATAGAAAACACCTTTGTATACCAGCCAACTTCTGCCAGACAAAAATTGGCATATTCTTAAAAGACAAAAAGAACACTGGAATATAGTTCAACATCAAATTCCACAAGACCATCCTCCCCCCGAGACTCACAAATTTACTCTTACAAGAAATTAATCACTTAGTGAATAGTTGAACCAAAGGATCCTAAATGGAAACCAAATATAAGGATTATCCACATTAACTCTAAAAAGACAGCTCTAGGAAAAATTCACTTTGAGGCCCTATGCAAGCTTAGAAAAGGTTATCAATTGTCGGAACCCCCACTAACACCATTTTATCAGCATGTTGGAGATGATGTGTcacttttgtgaaaaaaattgtttcaatttaattgtcacttttaaattttaatgtaGTAATCATTATAGTTTTGTCAAAATTGCCCCTAACTAATTATTACGAGAGAAAAAAGTATATCGAAATGATTAAAAATTAAGGGTATTATagacaaaagaaaaattatagcTTAAAAAGTAACAACCATTATTAATTTTCTTAGtatatttaaaaagttaaaatgtgacaattaaaaaaaattaaaaaaatagagagaGTATATTATAACTTTATGGATGTGACATTTAAAATCACATTCAACTTGTCACAAGTTAATCGCAAGTCTCAATTTTATTTTCCCTATGGTGGTGGGTGGTTTATGAtaaatttagagaatttctttggccacctccttaccttctagtccacctctggtgaaaaacccagaatacccctgacttcggaaatgcatttccgaaatacaaGAAAAaggtgctttcggagatgcatctccgaaagcgcctttttttttttttaaatttgacttatttcggaaatgcacttccgaaaacaccatttcggaagttcatttccgaaatactgcgcgttttgcagattaagcaaaacagccccctccccctaatcatttaccctaatcttcttccaaactcacaccccaagagatttttgtgcaaaccagttccaagctacctcaaaggctccatctacttgctctattacattcaaaagtcctcaaatccattcaatcggtaagcattttgattttaagatctatgattaaaatgtatat
Protein-coding sequences here:
- the LOC131622353 gene encoding heat shock 70 kDa protein 4-like; the protein is MAKKYEGRAVGIDLGTTYSCIAVWLDQQNRAEIIHNEQGNRTTPSFVAFTEDQRLIGDAAKNQAATNPENTIFDAKRLIGRKFSDSDVQNDNMLWPFKVIAGVNDKPMISVKYKGQEKLLCAEEISSMILTRMRQTAEAFLEMPVKNAVITVPAYFNDSQRKATMDAGAIAGLNVMRIINEPTAAAIAYGLDERTKCVGERNIFIFDLGGGTFDVSLLTINGKVFHVKATGGNTHLGGEDFDHRMVNYFAQEFKKKNKVDIAGNSRALRRLRTACERAKRTLSFAVVTTIEVDSLYEGIDFFSSITRAKFEEINMDLFNQCLKTVESCLIDAKMDKRAIHDVVLVGGSSRIPKVQQLLQDFFAGKDLCKIINPDEAVAYGAAVQAALLSEGFKNVPNLVLQDVAPLSLGISTQGDIMDVVISRNTNIPVKKTKGYSTATDYQTSAAIIVYEGERARACDNNLLGSFDLSGLPRAPRGHPLEVCFAIDENGILTVSANEKSTGSQNKITITNEKTRLSSNEIKDMISDAEKYRAADEKFLKKANAMNAIDYCVYKMKNALEKRDVKLKLSSRENEKINSAITKATHLLDGKQQSEIGVLENHLMELESLLQFIVGKSV